The region GATCGGAAAGAGAACGGGCATAATTGATCCAGTCCACGGTAATAGGACCGGGACGGGATACATCGCCGAAAATCACCGGGGGCTTCACGCAGCGGGAACCGTAACTCTGCACCCAGCCGTTGGAAGTGAAGCAGTAACCGTCAAAGTTCTCCCCGAAATACTCGACCATATCGTTGCGCTCCGGTTCACCGTGAACCAGCACATCAAGACCGATTTCTTCCTGTTTGCGGATGCAGTCTTCAATGTAGTTGCGCATGAAACTTTCGTAATCAGCGCGCTCAATGCGTCCGTTTTTAAATCCGCTGCGGGTGGAGCGCACTTCCGGGGTCTGGGGAAAAGAACCGATGGTCGTAGTGGGCAGCACGGGAAAACCAAGGCCGCGCTGGATTTCCGCCCGCTGTTCATAAACGGACTTGCGGCGGTAATCTTCAGCTTTAAGCGCGCCCAGCCTTTCAGCAACCTTGGGATTGTTCACCCTCGGGCTGCTTTTGCGGGCTTCAAGAATACTGCGGTTTTCAGTAAGAACTTCTTCAACATCCTTACCTGCAGCAGCATCGGCAACAGTCCTGATTTCCGCGCACTTCTGGCGGGCAAAGGCCATCCACGATTTAATTTCCGCATCCAGCTTTGCTTCCAGCTCAAGGTCAAAAGGAACATGCAGAAGTGAGCAGGAAGGGGCAACCAGCACCCGGTCTTCACCCAGAACTGTCAACGCAGAGTTTACGGCTGCCACAGCTTTATCAAGGTCGGCCCGCCAGATATTGCGACCATCCACCACACCCAGAGAAAGACTCAAATTACCGCCCAGCTTGGCGAGCAACGGCTCAAGATCCTGTGCGCCGCGCACCAGATCAACGTGCAGTGCGTCTACAGGCAGGGATGCGGCTGTTTCAAGATTACTGCCCAGTCCGCCGAAATATGATGCAACCATAATTTTGCAGCCTGCCGCAGCATCCTTGAAAGTGCGATAAACAGGCCCGAAAAGTTTGCGGACATTCTCATCAAGATCAAGAGCCAGAACAGGTTCATCAAACTGAATCCATTCGCATTTGGCAGCAAGCTTTTCGATCAGTTCCACATAGACAGGCAGCAGCCTTTCCAGAAGATCCAGTCTGTCAAATTCCTGATCCGCGCATTTGCCGAGCAGGAGAAAAGTCAGCGGTCCGGGCAGTACAGCTTTAACCCTGTGCCCCAGCAAAACTGCTTCATCCACCTGCTGCAGCAAGGAATCATCGGCAAGAACAAATTCCTGAGCCCGACTGAATTCGGGGACTATATAATGGTAGTTGGTATCGAACCATTTGGTCATTTCCATGGCGGCAACACCGTTTTCTCCGGCTTCGCCACGGGCCATCCTGAAATAATCATCAATGGAAGCTTTCCCATTGTGTACGCCGTATCTTTCCGGGATAACGCCGAACCTGAATGCATTATCCAGCATATGATCGTAATAGGAAAAATCCCCTACCGGAAGAAGGTCTACGCCTGCTTTTTTCTGGTCTTCCCAGTGCTGCACGCGCAGCTTTCTGGCGGTCAATGAAAGGTCATCCCTTCCGGATTCCCCTCTCCAGTAGGATTCAAGTTTCTTTTTAAGTTCACGGTTACTGCCCATTCTGGGGTAGCCCAAGGTGTGCGTCAGCATAAAATTCTCCATGTTTGCAGTGTCCGCCTTTGGCGGTGGGATTCTCAATCCCTGTTCTCCGGACCTGTTCGCGAGATCCGGCCACTCGTTCCTGCAGGACGTCTTCTGACTTCCGGGCTGTTTTGACGCACAGTGTCGAACCTTCCCGTTTTCACAGTGATCCGACACCATTCATTTTTATTTCCCGGTTACAGCAGCGCGCCTGTGACGGACTCTCACCGTCTTCCGTTTCCTGCGGGCTTTCATAACTCAAATTCAATATATAAAAATATTGTTATATAGTGATCAAGAAATGCCATCCTTCATCCCTGAAGTCAAGCGCAATTGAAAATTTCATACTCAAAGCCGGAATAATCCCCGGAAAGCCCGCTCACTGAAAAACAAAAAAGGCTGTGAGGAAAACCTCACAGCCCATTTAAATCATGTACAAGCCGTCTATAATTCAGACGGTCCTGAAAAAAATATTATTCACAATCCTTAACATTCAGCTTTTCTTTGAAGCTGCCGCTTGCTGCCGGAAATTTCAGCAGAGCACCTTTCACCAGACAACGCCCTACGATATCAAGCCCCTCGCGGTCCTGACTTACAGCCTTACCGCGCCAGAGATAGGTTTTCATGCCTTCTTCTTCAGGGGTCATCAGGTAGATTCGCACGGTGTTATCAACACGGGGAGCATCGGCATCCTTGACCACACCGATTTCTGTATAGGTCTGACTGCTTATGTAATCGAATTCATTAGCTTCCCTTTTGTAGGTGACCCCTCTTTCCATAAAAGCTTTGGAGCCGAAATTAACAACCACCACAAAATCAGGAGCTGCAGGATCGTAGCGGAATCCTTTGGCTTCAAGCTCAAGCTTGGCACTATTGAGCAGGATAGCTTCAAGATCCTTTTTGGAGTCGCTTTTCTGCTTGAAAGCAAAAGTTTTCAGCTGGCTGAAATCAGTACCTTTAACAGGTCTGTTCTCAACATCCATATTCACATACACACACCCGGAAAGCATCACTGCGAGCAGGGCAAAAACAACAAATAACTTCCTCACCACAATCTCCTGACTTTATTTGTCACGGTCGCCTTTAAAGGAAAAAACCGTATTAAACTCTTTATTACAATTCCCTATAGCCTAACCATTTAACTTTTTTAACGGCTTTAGCCAAGTGGTAAAACAAAATCAATGTCCGGAACAGATTTCATGCAGCACATAAAATTATTAATCATAAAAGCAGACCCTGTTACGCCCGGAACTTTTGGCATTATACAAGGCCAAATCGGCCATACGCAGCAACCGCTCCGGATCAAGGCTGCGTGAATTTACCGAAGCAACGCCGACGCTTGCGGTACAACGGATACTGCCCCCTGAAACAGAGACTTCGTTGTCTTCCATTGTTCTTCGCAGACGCTCCGCCACAGCAATACCTCCGCCCAAATCAGTGCCGGGCAGGAAAATTGCAAATTCCTCACCGCCCAGACGGGCAAACAAATCCTTGTCGCGGACAATGCTCCGGCAGGAATCTGCAAAAAACTTCAGAACTTCATCCCCGCCCTCATGACCATATGTATCATTAATACTTTTAAAATGATCAAGGTCGATCATCAGCATGCACGGCCCTGGAGAGCTGCGCTTATCTTTTTGGTTGCGCAAATCAAGCTGACGGAAAAACTCTCTGCGGTTCAAAGCCCCGGTCAGACTGTCCGTGGTTGCCAGCAGAACAAGACGCTCTTCTTCAACCTTTCGGAAAGAAATATCATCCACCACCCAGAGCACACCACGATTCAAATCCGCAGGTTTATTTACATCCACGGCCTGCCCGGAAAGGGAACACCATAAGGATTTTCCGTCTTTCCTCCGCAACTGGTATTCAATATTCACCTGCGCACGAGCCTCAAGGGCGTTATAATACTGCTCGCCGAACTCATGAAATTTCTTTTCGGAAAGATGCAAGTCACCCATGCCTAGGCCGACCATTTCTTCGGGAGAATCATACCCCAAAATATCGGCAAGGGCCTGATTGGCTCTTTTCAGGACCCGCCCGCCCTGCAGAAACATCATCCCGACCCTGCTGCTTTCAAATATTATTTTTAATTCATGCAGGGTTTCGCGCAACTCCATTTCTGTTGCTTTCAGATAGGAGATATCGCGGATGGCTGAGATACGGTATTGTTTTTCACGCACTACAACTGTACGCCCGCGGATTTCTGCCGGGAAAGTAGAACCGTCCTTACGCCTGCCCATCACAAAATACGGCTCCTCAAACATTTCCACGATATTTTCTTTCACCAGACCGCGATAATCTTCGGCAATAAAATCCAGACCGCCCATCCCGATTACTTCATCGTGGGTATACCCCAGAACTTTAAGCACCTCCCTGTTCACTGCCACACAACAGACATTTTCATCAAAGACCCCGATAGCTTCCGATGAGGAGTCCGCCAGCAATGTTTTAAACTCAAGCTCCCCTTCCAGTTCGGCAATGCGCCTCATTAGATTTTCTATGTTCATTACATACCCCGGAATGAAAATTCTTTTGAGTACCGTAAGTATAAAAAATAAAATTCTCCTACGTCAACAACTCACCGAACACACAAGCATTTTCCAACCTCTCTCAACATTTTCAATGTAAGGAGACTCAACAACTGAGATTTACGCAATAAAAAGAACGCCACAATACAATCCTTTAACAGTATAGAATAACACAGTACATCAAAAATGACAAAAAATAATTCCCTTGAATTTTAATAAAACTTAGTGTCCTGTTCGTTCGGGGAGATAATTATGAATAGATCAGCTGAAAGACGCAAACATACAAGAATTGAACTTGGCTCCATAAACGGATTCTTCCGGCAATGCGATATTGCCGCATCATCGTCCGGTCGGGACCTTGACATCACCATCCTGAATATATCCACTCAGGGAATGAAATTTATACTCAACTCCAGAGCTGATTCCAGCGGGATCAATCCGGATGATGAAATATTCATCCGCGGCTGCATTTTCAATGATAATATCGGATTTCTGAGCAGCCAGAAGGCGGTTACCGTATGGCAGGAGGATTCACTTTACGGAGTAAAATTCACCCCGGCCCTTGATATTGACCACACCACACTTGCAGAAATGATGACCTAAGTCTTTTCCGCCGAGACATGCCTACTCCAAGAAAATGAATGTTGAAACGATATCTGGAAGCAACTGATGAGAAATCCCCCGAAACCAATGTTCCGGGGGATCTTTTTTTTATCCTTTCAACCTCTCCAGCCCCTGCGCCAGATCAGCCTTCAAATCTTCCACATCTTCCAGTCCGATGTTCAGCCTGAAAATGGTTTTGCCTTCGTAACCGAAAGGATTTGTTCGCCTGAACTTACCTCCGGTAATCAAGCTTTTGTAGCCTCCCCAGCTGTAACCGAGGCCAAACAACTCCAGATTGTCCACAAACGGCGAATGATCCATATCTTCATATTCATCTTTAAGGGTAAATGCGAAGAGACCGCTCGCCCCTTTGAAATACTGCTTCCAGAGATCATGTTGAGGGTGGCTTTCCAGAGCCGGATGGATCACAGATTCTACCATTTCATGATTTTCCAGCCATTTGGCAATTTCAAAAGCGGATTCCTCATGGGCCTTGAGGCGAACTTTCAGAGTCCGCAAGCCGCGCAAAGCCTGATAGCAATCTTCCTGAGCCGCAAAAGCTTCAAAAATTCCGGAACATTTTTCAAGGGCTGCCCAACTCTGCTCATTAGTGGAAACCGTGCCCAGAAGGATATCAGAATGCCCAGTGATGTACTTGGTGCAGGACTGAATGGAAACATCAACCCCATGCTCAAAGGGGTTGAAATATAATGGAGTTGCCCAGGTATTATCAATGACAGAAACCACACCTTTGGATCGGCATATTTCACTGACAGCAGCAATATCTTGAATCTCAAAAGTATTTGAACCGGGGGATTCCAGAAACAGAAGCTTTGTGTTCTCACGGATGTACCCGGCTATATCTGCCCCGGAATCAGATGGGAAATAATCTGTTTCAACACCGTATTTGGAAAGAAAACCATCACAGAAATGACGTGTCGGGCCATAGACATTATCGCAAATAAGAATATGGTCGCCCTGCTTTGTGTAAGCCATAAGCACCATGGCAATAGCGGCTATGCCTGACTGATACGCTTTACAGCCGTGCGCACCCTCCAGCTCAACCATGGCGGCTTCAAAAGCGTTCTGGGCAGCCAGACCGCAGGTCCCGTACTCCACTCCTTCAAACTCGCCTTTGTTGGCTTTAAGCATATCAGCGTAGGAATCAAAAAGAACAGTGGAAGCGCGGTGCAGGGGCGGATTGATAGTATCTATAAATTCACGGGCTTCGGCTTTGCCCGCATTGACCAGAGTGGTGGATTTTTTCATGGAAGTTCCTTGTTGTGGCTGGACCCAAACATAAAGCGGGAAACTGGTAAAACAACCAGTTCCCCGCAAATTTATTAAACAACACGGCGAAGCCCTAATAAAAAGTTTAGGAGAGTCCAGAGACCCCTTTTCCAAAGGGTTCTTTGGCCGCCGGAGGCATTCTTAAATCATCTTTTTCAATTCTTCCTCAATTAACTCAAGGGGGAAGTCTTCCTTAACCACTGCACGGCCCAGCCTGTCAAGACCGACAATGACAACCTGCCCCTGCTTGACCTTCTTATCCTTCTGCATGAGCTGCATGATTTTGGCAGGATCAATATCCAGCTTTCCGGTTGCAAGATTCAGCTTATCCATAAGCTCTTCATGCAACCGGAGATCCTCGGCTGAAAGCATTCCGGCCCTATTGCAGGCCCGGGAAACAATACGCATGCCCCAGGCCACACATTCGCCGTGAGAAATCCTGTATCCGGCAAAAGTCTCAATGGCATGGCCCACGGTATGACCGTAATTGAGGATACGGCGCACACCGCCCTCTTTTTCGTCACGGGCAACCACATCGGCCTTGATCCCGCAGCAACGGGCCACAACCTTGCCCATGACTTCCGGGTCAAGGGCGCGGACTTTATCGGCATTGACAGAGAGGT is a window of Desulfovibrio sp. JC010 DNA encoding:
- the metE gene encoding 5-methyltetrahydropteroyltriglutamate--homocysteine S-methyltransferase — its product is MLTHTLGYPRMGSNRELKKKLESYWRGESGRDDLSLTARKLRVQHWEDQKKAGVDLLPVGDFSYYDHMLDNAFRFGVIPERYGVHNGKASIDDYFRMARGEAGENGVAAMEMTKWFDTNYHYIVPEFSRAQEFVLADDSLLQQVDEAVLLGHRVKAVLPGPLTFLLLGKCADQEFDRLDLLERLLPVYVELIEKLAAKCEWIQFDEPVLALDLDENVRKLFGPVYRTFKDAAAGCKIMVASYFGGLGSNLETAASLPVDALHVDLVRGAQDLEPLLAKLGGNLSLSLGVVDGRNIWRADLDKAVAAVNSALTVLGEDRVLVAPSCSLLHVPFDLELEAKLDAEIKSWMAFARQKCAEIRTVADAAAGKDVEEVLTENRSILEARKSSPRVNNPKVAERLGALKAEDYRRKSVYEQRAEIQRGLGFPVLPTTTIGSFPQTPEVRSTRSGFKNGRIERADYESFMRNYIEDCIRKQEEIGLDVLVHGEPERNDMVEYFGENFDGYCFTSNGWVQSYGSRCVKPPVIFGDVSRPGPITVDWINYARSLSDREVKGMLTGPVTILCWSFVRNDQPRSETCRQIALAVRDEVADLEKSGVKVIQIDEPALREGLPLRKAEQAEYLKWAEECFRLSSSCVGDATQIHTHMCYCEFDEIMNSIAALDADVISIEASRSRMELLGSFRQFSYPNEVGPGVYDIHSPAIPAADDMAGLLEKALEVIPAERLWVNPDCGLKTRKWDEVVPALKNMVQAAESVRRKIQ
- a CDS encoding DUF4136 domain-containing protein; this encodes MRKLFVVFALLAVMLSGCVYVNMDVENRPVKGTDFSQLKTFAFKQKSDSKKDLEAILLNSAKLELEAKGFRYDPAAPDFVVVVNFGSKAFMERGVTYKREANEFDYISSQTYTEIGVVKDADAPRVDNTVRIYLMTPEEEGMKTYLWRGKAVSQDREGLDIVGRCLVKGALLKFPAASGSFKEKLNVKDCE
- a CDS encoding diguanylate cyclase is translated as MNIENLMRRIAELEGELEFKTLLADSSSEAIGVFDENVCCVAVNREVLKVLGYTHDEVIGMGGLDFIAEDYRGLVKENIVEMFEEPYFVMGRRKDGSTFPAEIRGRTVVVREKQYRISAIRDISYLKATEMELRETLHELKIIFESSRVGMMFLQGGRVLKRANQALADILGYDSPEEMVGLGMGDLHLSEKKFHEFGEQYYNALEARAQVNIEYQLRRKDGKSLWCSLSGQAVDVNKPADLNRGVLWVVDDISFRKVEEERLVLLATTDSLTGALNRREFFRQLDLRNQKDKRSSPGPCMLMIDLDHFKSINDTYGHEGGDEVLKFFADSCRSIVRDKDLFARLGGEEFAIFLPGTDLGGGIAVAERLRRTMEDNEVSVSGGSIRCTASVGVASVNSRSLDPERLLRMADLALYNAKSSGRNRVCFYD
- a CDS encoding PilZ domain-containing protein, whose translation is MNRSAERRKHTRIELGSINGFFRQCDIAASSSGRDLDITILNISTQGMKFILNSRADSSGINPDDEIFIRGCIFNDNIGFLSSQKAVTVWQEDSLYGVKFTPALDIDHTTLAEMMT
- the metC gene encoding cystathionine beta-lyase; this encodes MKKSTTLVNAGKAEAREFIDTINPPLHRASTVLFDSYADMLKANKGEFEGVEYGTCGLAAQNAFEAAMVELEGAHGCKAYQSGIAAIAMVLMAYTKQGDHILICDNVYGPTRHFCDGFLSKYGVETDYFPSDSGADIAGYIRENTKLLFLESPGSNTFEIQDIAAVSEICRSKGVVSVIDNTWATPLYFNPFEHGVDVSIQSCTKYITGHSDILLGTVSTNEQSWAALEKCSGIFEAFAAQEDCYQALRGLRTLKVRLKAHEESAFEIAKWLENHEMVESVIHPALESHPQHDLWKQYFKGASGLFAFTLKDEYEDMDHSPFVDNLELFGLGYSWGGYKSLITGGKFRRTNPFGYEGKTIFRLNIGLEDVEDLKADLAQGLERLKG